From one Ignavibacteria bacterium genomic stretch:
- a CDS encoding ornithine carbamoyltransferase, whose amino-acid sequence MPTKLPKLPNIVRGKDYIETKDWSTKEIELALKTASDLKKMFKKGTPHRYLPDKTAFLFFFDKSTRTRNSFEAGATQLGAHAHFIAAETSQVAHGESPKDMGIILSSYGHAIAIRHDLVPGEGNSYMRAVAKDANVPVLNMQCDIDHPFQTLADLMTIREEFGKNLRGKKIAVSWAYAPSYAKPMSVPQGLITLMPRFGLDVVLAHPPEYTLMKSEMEYAKKVAKENGTKFEVVNNMDDAFKDADIVYPKSWGIESLFHNPNQALEISKKYKHWICDEKKMKLAHKDAIYMHCLPADRGYEVTDAVIDGSQSRVFPEAENRLHTCKAVMALTM is encoded by the coding sequence ATGCCAACAAAACTACCGAAACTCCCCAACATTGTTCGGGGAAAAGATTATATCGAAACAAAAGATTGGTCAACGAAAGAAATCGAACTTGCGCTGAAAACTGCGAGCGATTTAAAAAAAATGTTTAAGAAAGGAACGCCGCATCGGTATCTTCCCGACAAAACTGCATTCCTGTTTTTCTTCGACAAATCCACACGCACGCGCAACTCGTTTGAAGCCGGCGCAACACAACTCGGAGCGCACGCACATTTCATCGCGGCGGAAACTTCGCAAGTTGCGCACGGTGAATCGCCGAAAGATATGGGAATTATTCTTTCAAGTTACGGACACGCCATTGCAATTCGCCACGATTTGGTTCCGGGCGAAGGCAACTCGTATATGCGCGCCGTTGCGAAAGATGCCAACGTTCCCGTGTTGAATATGCAATGCGATATTGACCATCCGTTTCAAACACTTGCGGATTTAATGACGATACGCGAAGAGTTTGGAAAAAATTTACGCGGAAAAAAAATTGCTGTGTCGTGGGCGTATGCTCCGAGTTACGCAAAACCGATGAGTGTTCCGCAAGGATTGATTACGTTGATGCCGCGATTCGGTCTTGATGTTGTTCTTGCGCATCCTCCGGAATATACGCTGATGAAAAGCGAAATGGAGTATGCGAAAAAAGTTGCAAAAGAAAACGGAACAAAGTTTGAAGTGGTGAACAATATGGATGATGCGTTTAAAGATGCGGACATTGTGTATCCGAAATCGTGGGGAATCGAATCGCTGTTTCACAATCCAAATCAAGCGCTCGAGATTTCCAAAAAATACAAGCATTGGATTTGTGACGAGAAGAAAATGAAACTCGCGCACAAAGACGCAATTTATATGCACTGCCTTCCCGCCGACAGGGGTTACGAAGTTACGGATGCAGTGATTGATGGTTCGCAATCGCGTGTATTTCCCGAAGCGGAAAATCGCCTGCACACGTGTAAAGCGGTAATGGCTCTCACGATGTAA